Proteins from one Telopea speciosissima isolate NSW1024214 ecotype Mountain lineage chromosome 1, Tspe_v1, whole genome shotgun sequence genomic window:
- the LOC122640833 gene encoding G-type lectin S-receptor-like serine/threonine-protein kinase LECRK3: protein MASASFVFLLLLFALVYISAVVADQSSNISLGSSLSPSSTNSSWLSPSGQFAFGFYPQGNSFAIGIWFDQIPEHTVVWTSNRDDRPSSRDATLLLTTDGKLVLQRTPQDQPKSIADDSQFASSAFMLDTGNFVLYNSNGKIFWQSFDFPTDTLLPGQRLHAQHELFSSLSEIYRSTGIFKLNMQSDGNLVQYPNENPQTIPKAYFATGTNGQGDNVTLNLDNDGHLYLVNSKGTTIYNLFTGGNSVNGTVFYRMTIDVGGIFRVYSIIVNQKSYYWSIKWESSTDKCKPKGICGLNAYCTLMNQTAICDRIPGFSFKEESRHILGCERKLNAGYRGNAIMSKLENTEWEENPYYAMLSSTTERECNEACLADKYCEATSFSDQQCRKLSFPLRYGKKLQNTDTAASTIFVKVIS from the coding sequence ATGGCGTCTGCTTCATTTGTGTTTCTACTCCTCCTCTTTGCACTGGTTTATATTTCTGCAGTAGTAGCAGATCAGTCATCCAACATTAGCTTAGGTTCATCGCTTTCTCCTTCCTCCACCAACTCATCATGGCTTTCACCTTCCGGTCAATTTGCTTTTGGGTTTTACCCACAAGGAAATAGCTTTGCCATTGGAATATGGTTTGACCAAATACCCGAACATACAGTCGTATGGACATCAAACCGAGACGATCGACCTTCCTCTAGAGATGCAACCTTGCTCCTTACCACTGATGGTAAATTGGTCCTGCAACGCACACCACAAGACCAACCAAAATCAATTGCAGACGATTCACAGTTTGCCTCTTCGGCTTTCATGCTTGACACCGGCAATTTCGTTCTATACAATTCAAACGGAAAGATCTTTTGGCAAAGTTTTGATTTCCCAACCGACACCCTTCTGCCAGGTCAACGTCTACATGCACAACATGAGCTGTTCTCTAGTCTATCAGAAATCTACCGCTCCACTGGAATATTTAAGCTCAACATGCAAAGTGACGGCAACCTTGTTCAATACCCAAATGAAAATCCACAAACAATCCCAAAAGCATATTTCGCAACAGGTACGAATGGTCAAGGTGACAATGTGACATTAAATCTCGATAATGATGGTCACCTGTATTTGGTTAATAGTAAGGGTACCACTATCTATAATCTATTCACCGGTGGAAATTCCGTCAACGGGACGGTTTTTTACCGCATGACGATCGATGTCGGTGGTATCTTCAGAGTCTATTCCATTATTGTGAATCAGAAGAGTTATTACTGGTCGATCAAATGGGAATCATCCACCGATAAATGTAAACCCAAGGGCATTTGCGGTTTGAACGCTTATTGTACTCTCATGAATCAGACGGCCATATGTGACCGTATTCCTGGTTTCAGCTTCAAAGAAGAGAGTCGCCATATTTTGGGTTGCGAGCGAAAGTTAAATGCTGGGTATCGTGGAAACGCAATAATGTCCAAGTTGGAGAATACGGAATGGGAAGAAAATCCATATTACGCAATGTTATCATCCACGACTGAAAGAGAATGCAACGAGGCTTGCTTGGCAGACAAGTACTGTGAAGCTACATCGTTCTCCGACCAGCAGTGCAGAAAACTGAGTTTCCCGTTGAGATATggcaaaaaattacaaaataccGATACAGCCGCCTCTACAATTTTTGTTAAAGTTATCAGCTAG
- the LOC122640908 gene encoding G-type lectin S-receptor-like serine/threonine-protein kinase LECRK3: protein MTFSDQVVADHHRSSNISLGSSLSPSSTNSSSWLSPSGQFAFGFYPQGNSFAIGIWFAQIPEHTVVWTSNRDDRPSSRDATLLLTTDGKLVLKRTPKDQPKSIADDSQSASWASMLDTGNFVLYNSSGMIFWQSFDFPTDTLLPGQRLHAGHELFSSLSEADHSTGIFKLNMQSDGNLVQYPNENPQTIPKSYWATGTNGQGDNVTLNLDDDGHLYLVNRKGKTIYNLFTGGNSVDGTVFYRMTIDVDGIFRVYSIIVNQKSYYWSMKWESSTDKCKPKGICGLNAYCTLMNKTAICDCIPGFSFRDESHHNLGCDRKFNDENCGNETMSTLKNTEWEENPYYAILSSTTERECKEACLADKYCEATSFPDKQCRKLSFPLRYGKKIQDTATTTIFVKSAGKSCSAT from the exons ATGACGTTCAGtgatcaag TAGTAGCCGATCATCATAGATCATCCAACATTAGCTTAGGTTCCTCCCTGTCCCCTTCCTCAACCAATTCATCATCATGGCTTTCACCTTCTGGTCAATTTGCTTTTGGGTTTTACCCACAAGGAAATAGCTTTGCCATTGGAATATGGTTTGCCCAAATACCTGAACATACAGTCGTGTGGACATCAAATCGAGACGATCGACCTTCCTCTCGCGATGCCACGTTGCTCCTTACCACTGATGGTAAATTAGTCCTGAAACGCACACCAAAAGACCAACCAAAATCTATTGCGGACGACTCACAGTCTGCTTCTTGGGCTTCCATGCTTGACACCGGCAATTTCGTTCTATATAATTCAAGCGGAATGATCTTTTGGCAAAGTTTTGATTTCCCTACAGATACCCTTCTGCCAGGTCAACGTCTACATGCAGGACATGAGCTGTTCTCTAGTCTATCAGAAGCCGATCACTCCACAGGAATTTTTAAGCTCAACATGCAAAGTGACGGCAACCTTGTTCAATATCCAAATGAAAATCCACAAACAATCCCAAAATCGTATTGGGCAACAGGTACGAATGGTCAAGGTGACAATGTGACATTAaatcttgatgatgatggtcaCCTTTATTTGGTTAATAGGAAGGGTAAAACTATCTATAATCTATTCACCGGTGGAAATTCCGTCGACGGGACGGTTTTTTACCGTATGACGATCGATGTCGATGGGATCTTCAGAGTCTATTCCATTATTGTGAATCAGAAAAGTTACTACTGGTCGATGAAATGGGAATCGTCCACCGATAAGTGTAAACCCAAGGGCATTTGTGGTTTGAACGCTTATTGTACTCTCATGAATAAGACGGCCATATGCGACTGTATTCCTGGTTTCAGCTTTAGAGATGAGAGTCACCATAATTTGGGTTGCGATCGAAAGTTCAATGATGAGAATTGTGGAAACGAAACAATGTCTACGTTGAAGAACACCGAATGGGAAGAAAATCCATATTACGCAATTCTATCATCCACTACTGAAAGAGAATGCAAAGAAGCTTGCTTGGCAGACAAGTACTGTGAAGCTACATCGTTTCCAGACAAGCAGTGCAGAAAACTGAGTTTCCCGTTGAGATATGGCAAAAAAATACAAGATACAGCCACCACTACAATTTTTGTGAAGTCAGCAGGTAAGAGTTGCAGTGCCACATGA